AAACCCGGACCAGGGAAGGTTCCTTCGCCTGTTTGCAACAGATGAATCTTTCCCGGGACGACCACCATGACGCATGACGGACGATCCGTTCCGTCGCGTTCACGATTGAAACCGTAATACGCCAAGGAGAAAACAATGGCCGTACCCAAGAAAAGAATTTCCTCGTCCCGTCGCGGCGCCCGCAGGGCCCACAATGCGATCAAGCCGCCCAATCTTTCGATCTGTTCCAACTGTCAGGAACCGATCATGCCGCATCGTGTCTGTCCCAAGTGTGGTTGGTACGCGGGGCGGGAAGTGGTCAGCGTGTCCGCCGATTGAAGTGAAGCAGTGATCGGGATCAGCGCCAGGTGAACATGCGTATTGCCTTGGATGCCATGGGGGGAGATCATGCCCCCTCGGCCATCATCGAAGGGGCCGTTCAGGCGGCGCGGGAATTTCCGGAGACCCGTTTCATCCTTGTCGGTCGGGAAGAGGTGATCCTGGCGGAATTGGCGAAGGTGCGCTGCGACCGCGATCATTTCAGGATACAGCCGGCCTCGGAAGTGGTCGGAATGGGTGAGGAACCGGCCCAGGCCCTGCGGTTCAAGAAGAATTCCTCCATGAGGGTCGGCATCGATCTGGTCAAATCCGGCGAGGCGGATGCCCTGGTCTCGGCGGGCAATACCGGGGCGTTGATGGCGACCTCGCGTTTTGTCCTGCGGATGTTGCCGGGGATCGACCGACCGGCCATCGCCACCCTGGTCCCCTCAAGGACGGGACAGACGTTGATGCTCGATCTGGGGGCCAACGTCGCGTGCGATGCGAACAACCTGTGCCAGTTTGCCATCATGGGGCAGATCTATGCCACCCAGGTCCTTCATCTGGCAGCGCCCAGGATCGGGTTGCTCAATGTCGGGGAAGAGGAGGTCAAGGGGACAGAGGTCGTCAAGGAGGCGGCGGAACGGATTCGCAAGGCGTTGGGCGACCACTTCATCGGCAATGTGGAGGGGACCGATATTTATGACGGGGGGACCGATGTTGTCGTTTGTGATGGTTTTGTCGGCAATATCAGTTTAAAAT
This portion of the Magnetococcales bacterium genome encodes:
- the rpmF gene encoding 50S ribosomal protein L32, with product MAVPKKRISSSRRGARRAHNAIKPPNLSICSNCQEPIMPHRVCPKCGWYAGREVVSVSAD
- the plsX gene encoding phosphate acyltransferase PlsX; protein product: MNMRIALDAMGGDHAPSAIIEGAVQAAREFPETRFILVGREEVILAELAKVRCDRDHFRIQPASEVVGMGEEPAQALRFKKNSSMRVGIDLVKSGEADALVSAGNTGALMATSRFVLRMLPGIDRPAIATLVPSRTGQTLMLDLGANVACDANNLCQFAIMGQIYATQVLHLAAPRIGLLNVGEEEVKGTEVVKEAAERIRKALGDHFIGNVEGTDIYDGGTDVVVCDGFVGNISLKSSEGVVRMISHFLKESLNHSIWSRIGYLMVRPALNRFKQRIDPRKYNGAMLLGLNGVVVKSHGSADGYAFSQAIRVARDLTLNQVNQTIKTHVARHNNGKGTE